In the genome of Nymphaea colorata isolate Beijing-Zhang1983 chromosome 9, ASM883128v2, whole genome shotgun sequence, one region contains:
- the LOC116260550 gene encoding protein CHROMATIN REMODELING 25-like, producing MNLFVDAVWSSFSWNNLYGTTSFVRLLSFSYGWLNLPSSKWSLPPITTARGRQATSPAQEAINLTLDLFAQLCRERRYPFLRLDGSTSISKRQKLVNRFNDISKDELSSKAGGCGLNLIGGNRLVLFDPDWNPANDKQAAARVWRGGQKKRVYICIGS from the exons ATGAACTTGTTCGTGGATGCTGTTTGGAGTAGTTTTTCGTGGAACAAcctatatggaacaacctcatTCGTCAGGTTactcag TTTTAGTTATGGATGGTTGAACTTACCTTCTTCAAAATGGAGTCTTCCTCCAATAACAACTGCAAGAGGAAGACAAGCGACCTCTCCAGCACAGGAGGCCATCAATTTG ACATTGGATCTTTTCGCTCAGTTGTGTCGTGAGAGAAGATATCCTTTCCTAAGGCTTGATGGGTCCACTTCAATAAGCAAAAGGCAAAAGCTCGTCAACCGATTTAATGACATATCAAAG GATGAGTTAAGCAGCAAGGCTGGTGGATGTGGACTTAATTTGATAGGTGGAAATCGTTTGGTTCTTTTTGATCCAGATTGGAATCCTGCTAATGACAAACAG GCAGCTGCAAGGGTTTGGAGAGGTGGACAGAAGAAGCGAGTGTACATATGTATAGGTTCCTAA